A region of the Flintibacter sp. KGMB00164 genome:
CCCTTCAATCTGTATGGCGTTTTTGCTATGATTACGGTACTGATCGTAGCCGCATTTAGTTTGAACTTTGGCCCCATGTATAAGGAGGAAAAGAGAGCCCGGGAGACCGGTAAGCTGCTGGGCGATGGAATCCAGCCTCTGGTTCCTGAGGTAAAGGATGAGCTGCCTGAGGGCTATAAGCTTACCATGTGGAACTTCATTGTCCCCATCGTTTGTCTGTTTGGCTCCCTGTTTGCCACCATTTTCTGGTCTGGTGACATTGTCAATAACGGTCTGGTAGGAGCCTTCCGCAATGCGAACATTACCCTGGCTATCTGCGTGGCCTTTATGGGCGGCGGCATCGGTGCTGGTATTATGGGCGTAGCCACCAAGCTCTTTACCCCCATCAAGGCGTTTGATACCTTTGTAAACGGTATGGCCGAGCTTATTTCTGTTCCTTTTATTCTGGTTTGTGCCTGGTCTCTGGGTACCATTGTGAAGGGCATGGGTACCAGTGAGTTCCTGATTCACATCGTGGAAAACTACCTTACTCCCGGTCTGGTTCCGGCTCTGGTTTTCCTGTTTGGTGCGCTGATTTCTTTTGCTACCGGTTCTTCCTGGGGCGTGTGGTCCATCATGATGCCCATTGCTTTCCCCATGGCGGTGGCCTTTGATATCTCCATTCCTTATGTTGTAGGCGCGGTCATCGGCGGCGGCCTGTTCGGTGATCAGTGCTCCCCCATCTCTGATACCACCGTTATGTCCTCCACTGGCGCATCCTGTAACCATGTCGTGCACGTCATGACCCAGCTGCCCTATGGTATTACGGTCGGACTGTCTGCCTTTGTGGGCTTCCTGTTTGGTGGAATGACTGGACAGTATGTCTTGAGTATTGCTGTTACAGCAGTTATTCTGGTGGTAGCTCTGTTTGTGCTGACTCAGCTGACCAAACTGCGTTATCCGGAAAAAGTTCATTAACAGCCTGAAAAGAAAGATGGAGGATTGTGATGAAAAAGATTGATACCATTGTGGTTGCCCCCCATTTCTATACCATGGAAGGGGAGGGCGTAGGTTACCGGAGTGCCGCTGCTATGGCGGTGGATGGTGGAAAAATCTTGGAGGTGGGTGACCAGGCCAAGATTTTGGCGGAATATACCGCGGAGGAAACCATTACTCTGGATCACCACATGGTTCTGCCCGGCTTTGTTGACGGACATATGCACACAGCCTGTAATATCATGCGCGGCCTGGCACAGGATACCAACAACTGGATGATGTTTGGACTCCAGCCCTTTGCTAATGTAGTAAATGAGGAAGAGCAGGATGCAGGCAGCCGGGTGGCTATTCTGGAGGCCATCCGGGCGGGCACCACCACGTTGGGCGACTATGAGTCCAAGATGGAAAATGTCTGCGCGTTCATTGACAAAGTTGGTGCGCGAGGCAACATTGCCCAGATGATACGTGCCGCCAAGCACCGTGTCTATCAGCCTGGTGAGCTGTATGAGTTTGATGACGCGCAAGGCGAGGAAAGCCTGAACCGCAACATTGAGCTGTATGACAAGTGGAACAATCAGGCGGGTGGACGCATCAAGATCCTCTTTGGCCCTCAGGGCGCCGACTTTGTCAGTCCGGATATGCTCCTGCGCATTCAAAAGGCGGTCAAGGAGCGGGGCACCAAGATCCACATGCATGTGCAGCAGGGCGACCGGGAGACCTATCAGATCGTGCAGCGCTACGGCAAGCGCCCCACCGCCTTCCTGGATGACCTGGGATATCTGGACAGCTCTCTCATTGCGGTCCATCTCACCGACTGTAACGACGAAGAGGCCGCACTCATTGCCAAGCGCGGCGCCTCTATGATCGTCAACCCCGGCTCCATCGGCATCATTGATGGCATTGTTTGCCCCAGCGTGGCCTTCCAGGAGGCGGGCGGTGTGGTGGCTCTGGGCTCAGACCAGGCGCCGGGCAACAACTGCCATAACATTATCAATGAGATGAAAAACGTGTGCCTGTTCAACAAGATCAAGTATCAGAATCCCGAGGTCATGCCCGCCTGGCGTGCCCTGCGTATGGCGACCATTGAAGGTGCTCAGGCGGTGGGCCTGGGCGACAAGGTGGGCTCTCTGGAGCCGGGCAAGCAGGCCGACTTTATTGCCATTGACCTCAACTGCCCCTCCATGCAGCCGGTGTATACCTACCCCATGCGCAATATGATCCCCAATCTGGTCTACAGTGCCCGGGGTCCTGAGGTGGCCTTGGCGGCGGTGGATGGCAAGGTCATTATGCGGGACGGCAAATTCACCAACGTGGAGCTGGAAGACTACCTGGCGGAGATCCCCCAGTATCCCGATGCCATTGGCCAGCGGGCCGCCGAGGAGTTTTTTGCCATCAACGGCACCAACGCCCGCTTTATGAAGAAAGACAAACTATAAACACGGTGTACCAACCTTTCTTTACATGGCAAACACCCTGGAGTCATTTGACTTCAGGGTGTTTGTCACCATATATTTAGCGAGAGGGGGGGCCTATGAAAGGTGAGATGTGTTCTCAAGAGTGGAAGATACAGACCAGAGAGCTGCTTGCTCTGGCGTGGCCTGCAATTCTGGAACAATTGCTGCTGACCACGGCTACCTATGTGGACACAGCAATGATCGGAGTGCTTGGAGCGGATGCCACAGCCGCCGTGGCGGTCAATTCCTCGGTGGTTTTCTTGATCGTAGGACTGCTTACGGCTGCAGGGGTGGGTTATTCTGTCCAGGTGGCTCACAGCCTTGGCGCCCAGGAATGGGAGCGGGCGGGGATGGTATCCCGCCAGGCCTTGTTGGGTGCACTGGCAACTGGAGTTGCCGGAATGCTTTGCATGGGTGCTCTTTCCGGGCAGATCCCGATATGGTTGGGTGCAGATAAGTCTATTCAAGCAGACGCCAGCCGGTATCTATTCTTTTATGCCCTTGGATTGCCCCTTCAGTCATGTCTGGCAGTTTTTTCTGCCGTGCTGCGCTGTGCGGGAGATACAAGAACGCCGTTACTGTTTAATGCAGGCGCAAATCTACTCAATGTGGGGCTGAACTTCCTGTTTATTTTCTCGCCCAGATGGATTGCTCTGCCATGGGGCTCCGTCTGGATCTGGGGTGCGGGCTTGGGTGTGGCAGGGGCTGCCATTGGAACTGCCCTATCGGGAGGGACCATGGGTCTTATCATGGTGGCTATCATGTTTCGAAGAAAGGGAGCGGCCCGGCTGACCTGGGGAGCATCCTATCGTCCGGAAAAGACCATTAACTGCAGGGCGGTGCGGCTAGGACTTCCTGTGTTGCTGGAACGGGCGGCATTCAGCGGCGGACAGCTGTTTATGACGCGCATGGTGACCTCCTTGGGAAATATTGCTCTTGCGGCGAATCATGTGGCAGTAACGGCGGAAGGGATTAGTTATCTGCCTGCTCAGGGCGTGTCGTTTGCCTCTACCGCTTTGGTGGGCCAGGCAGTAGGAGCT
Encoded here:
- a CDS encoding MATE family efflux transporter; protein product: MKGEMCSQEWKIQTRELLALAWPAILEQLLLTTATYVDTAMIGVLGADATAAVAVNSSVVFLIVGLLTAAGVGYSVQVAHSLGAQEWERAGMVSRQALLGALATGVAGMLCMGALSGQIPIWLGADKSIQADASRYLFFYALGLPLQSCLAVFSAVLRCAGDTRTPLLFNAGANLLNVGLNFLFIFSPRWIALPWGSVWIWGAGLGVAGAAIGTALSGGTMGLIMVAIMFRRKGAARLTWGASYRPEKTINCRAVRLGLPVLLERAAFSGGQLFMTRMVTSLGNIALAANHVAVTAEGISYLPAQGVSFASTALVGQAVGAKDAQRARRYSSISGVVGLAAGVLAGGLLFCLAVPLSALFTPDGEVIALAAAMLQIVAISEPLFGLSIVLSGVLRGAGDSRSPFLIVLFGMWGVRMIMAPVLLYGFHLQLSAIWIAMVADLMVRGILCWIRVKRMNWEQLCQS
- a CDS encoding amidohydrolase family protein codes for the protein MKKIDTIVVAPHFYTMEGEGVGYRSAAAMAVDGGKILEVGDQAKILAEYTAEETITLDHHMVLPGFVDGHMHTACNIMRGLAQDTNNWMMFGLQPFANVVNEEEQDAGSRVAILEAIRAGTTTLGDYESKMENVCAFIDKVGARGNIAQMIRAAKHRVYQPGELYEFDDAQGEESLNRNIELYDKWNNQAGGRIKILFGPQGADFVSPDMLLRIQKAVKERGTKIHMHVQQGDRETYQIVQRYGKRPTAFLDDLGYLDSSLIAVHLTDCNDEEAALIAKRGASMIVNPGSIGIIDGIVCPSVAFQEAGGVVALGSDQAPGNNCHNIINEMKNVCLFNKIKYQNPEVMPAWRALRMATIEGAQAVGLGDKVGSLEPGKQADFIAIDLNCPSMQPVYTYPMRNMIPNLVYSARGPEVALAAVDGKVIMRDGKFTNVELEDYLAEIPQYPDAIGQRAAEEFFAINGTNARFMKKDKL
- a CDS encoding Na+/H+ antiporter NhaC family protein encodes the protein MEVNFGVLCLIPPIVAIALALWSKQTIMSLFLAVWLGSTMMNGYNPLVGFAKIISDYMIPSLSGNASLVVLVTLSGGMIAMLRTTGAAKAFATKVTKVINTAKKGQIVTCLSAFIFSYTEPCLMLGTIMRPVTDMVRISRAKLAYILDSMGCNLAALSPISSYGPFITGLIAAELLATGVEGSEWGIWLNMLPFNLYGVFAMITVLIVAAFSLNFGPMYKEEKRARETGKLLGDGIQPLVPEVKDELPEGYKLTMWNFIVPIVCLFGSLFATIFWSGDIVNNGLVGAFRNANITLAICVAFMGGGIGAGIMGVATKLFTPIKAFDTFVNGMAELISVPFILVCAWSLGTIVKGMGTSEFLIHIVENYLTPGLVPALVFLFGALISFATGSSWGVWSIMMPIAFPMAVAFDISIPYVVGAVIGGGLFGDQCSPISDTTVMSSTGASCNHVVHVMTQLPYGITVGLSAFVGFLFGGMTGQYVLSIAVTAVILVVALFVLTQLTKLRYPEKVH